TGAGCCGACACTGCACCTGTTCCCGGCAGAGCTCCACATTGGGGCGGTGCGTCCGGGTCTCCAGGCGGGTCTGGGCCACCTTGGCCGGCCCCTCCTTGTCCAGGATGGATTTCCGCAGCGCCTCCATGTTCTTCTCCTGGGAGCTGATCTCCTCCATCACCTGCAGCCAAAGGCAGAAGCGTGCCGGTGAGAGGAGGGCACCGTGGGCAGCTCCGGCCATCGTCCCAAACCCAAGGGCTGCAGCCGGGCCCCTCGGCGTGCAATGCAGATGCGCGGCCATGGAGCCACGGCCCTTCCCAAGATTCCAGCCCTTGTGGTGCTGATTTTAACAGGAACGTGGAAGATGCGGCCGTGTACAGAGTCCAACCCTTGGCCCATTTAGGTCAGGACTGTCTACCCCAGAGGTGGGCAGCTCGTAGGCTGAAGCATCATCGGGGGGCAGGGGGCACACACCGGTTATCCCCTGCTTTGCGCTGACTGGTGCCACTGCAGCGTTTCAGACGGGTCTTTTCAGTGCTGCGTGGAGATGCTGCTgggggctgagcccggggcttaTTACAGGCCCGACGGGGGCTCCACCGATGACCTGTGACCCCGCCCtctggggaaaagggggggctTGTTTTGGGATGGGCTTTTATGGCCAGGCTTCAAGGGCGTCCGATGTCAGCATTTCTTCAGCTTTTCCATGGGTTTTaaagttgtaaaccacccaaagccTGGATGTGGTGATAGGTTGGAAGAGACCGGGGCACATGAgcagccctccctctccccggcCCGGCCCAGCCCGGCCCTCCCtctgacagacagacacacacacacacacacacgcatgcaggGGGCGGGGGTTGCCCATCCGCCTTGACCTTGGCCAGGTGCGTTTCCAACTTGCTCTTGGCGTCCTTGGTCTCCTTCACCCTGTTCCGGAAGGCGACGTTGACGGTGTTGTTCTGCTTGTGCATGTCGCCGGCCGTCTGGGAGAGGATGCGGTCGATGAGGGCGCGGAGGGCCAGGGAGTTGTTCCGCTGCTTGTCGGCCTTCTCGACGTTCACGTTGGAGAAATCCACCCACTCTTCAGGACTCACCGAACTGTCACGGGGGCGAGAGGAAAGGGCAGGTGACTCCCGGCGGCAGTGGGCAGCAAGGAGGGTTCTCAGGGAGGCTGCCTGCAAAGGTGCAAATTCTAGGCTCACAGCCTAGAATTCCACAAAAGGCAGagaagggtgggaggaggaggaagtgggggcACGTGGACTGCGGCGAGAGGTGATCTGTCGTACCTCCCATGGGGATGAGGACTCGGGGGTTGTGCTGGGAGTCGAGGGAGTTGCAGCAAAGCTGAGAGGCTGCATCACGCCGGTGCCGCGGGAGGCCGTTCCagcaggcaagggggcagcaaagGGAGGGGTGGGCGGGCTGTTTGAGGGAGACCCGCgaccccttccctcctgctggcCTGGTCAGTCCTCTTCCCGTGCCAAGTAGGAGTGCTGGAGCCCCGCGTGCCTGTGGGCGTGAAACTGACAGCCCTTGtcctgctgtgctgctgctgctgctgctgctgctgccctgatGCACACACCCCCTCCCATCCCCCGGACTCACTTCTCTTCCACCTTCACAACGTTCTGGGCATATCTGATGTCGGGCGTGTTGTTGGTCAGGCTGGAGCAGTAGTCGTCAATGGTCAAGGctgtgaatttgtccttcagGTCCTTCTCGAGGTTGTATTTGGCCGAGCGGTTGAGCCTGGAGGAGGAGAGCCAGACCGGGCTGTGAAATGCCACCGGCCGCAGAGCATCAAATGTGCCCCTTATCCCTGCCTAGAGGGGCTCGGGTGCCCTGAAAAAATGGCACATGagcatgtgtgtgggtgtgttactGCGCAAGCCACAAACTCCACAGAGCAGAGAACAGCTCTGCAAAATAGCTCCTCGCCCAGTTCAAAGCctgttagggtacaatcctagatccatttacctgggagtaagctccattgaattcaacaagtcttacttctgattagacaagTATAGTATTGCACGCTTAGGAGAGCATCCAGAAAGGCCAAATGGGTTTGCCACTGTGCAAAACCAAGCAAGCGGGTCAGGAAGAGGCAGGGCGTGAATCGAGGCCTTGTAGGCCCACCTCTACCCAGAGGGCCATGCGAGCAGCGGAAGGGTGAGAGGCAGAGGGACTTCCAGCCACATCACCAAAGGTCCTTTTTAGCTAGAGAGGCCCAGGATCGAACCCCACACCTTTCACCTGCAAGGCAGGTGCGTTTCCATGGAACTCTGGCCTCAGGCCCTGGATTTCTGTGCTCATGGAGGGCTACTCCCACCTCGCCACCCTTCAGTCCCATGGATCACGGCTGGTGTTAACATCTCTCGGCTCCAGCTGTGGAAATGCGGCTGAGTTCTCAGTTGCGTAGACACCCGCACCCTTTCaggcccaccctgctgcccacgcGCTctccagacccacccacccaactttGTTCCTGCCCCATGCCCTGCTTGGGCTCTCCCATACCTGATTTGCTCGTTGGCTTGCTCCAACGTGCGCTCAAGCAGAGCGACGACCCCCTGGAAAACCTCCACTTCCTTGATCAGCTCCTGGTCCACTTCGTCATGGACCAGGTCGATCCCAACCCGCCTCTCCCTGGAAcgaaggaaggagaaaggggaatgCATCTGGTTTTCCCTCTCGGATGCACCGGGATAGCACAAACGCGGATGCTTCCCCACTCCGGGGACAAGGCAAACCACGGGGTGCGTTACTTTCTGTCTATGAAGTCTCCTTGTTAGAGGTTGTGCGCGTGCGTTTTCTTTGGCGTGTGGTTGGAGCCAGAGTGCGTGGACTCCCAAGGCTTTTGGTACAGCTGCTTTAAGCAGCTCTTGTTATGACCTTTCCTCAGCCCACATGGTAGGGTGGGCtacccacactcgaggccttcaagaggcagctggacagccatctgtcaagtatgctgtagggtggattcctgcattgagcagggggttggactcgatggccttctaggccccttccaattctactattctatgattctatgactcagaaGGCGTGGTTTACAGTGCCAGGGTGCAGCCTTGGAATGCAAAGGGATCACGTTCCCTGAGATGAAGAAGAGAGTGTGCCTCAGAGGCATGTGCAAAGGGCCTTTCTCTCCCGAATGAGTCACCCTGATGAGACACCACACGGCAgcccagcccaagggctgaattctggGTCTTCTTAGAGCTCTCCAGGCAGGACCTGGAAGCCCACGTCCCCCCACCTCCCAGTCcagatcctggggggggggggggaaggaagaaccCCACCCCTTCTTTATCATCCCCACCGGTTCAGAAGGCACTGCTGGGCAATGAAGAGCGGCTCCCTGCAGCCTTCTAGAGCTTTCTCCAGCCGCGTCCTGAAGGCCAAAAGCACCTCGGTCTCCTTTGCAACCTGGTCAAGCTTCTCGTCCAGTTGCTCCTTCCAGAACTTGATCTCCTGGAGTCTCTGCTCTGCAAGGCGGGTTGAATGGTGGGTCAGTCCACGGGAGAGGAGCGGCCAGGCCGGCAGGGGCCTCAACATGGCTGGGAGAGGATGGTGCTCAGGGTGGACAAAAACCCCAGAGGccgagggcagcaggctgggctGGTGGCACACGCCACGGGCAAGCGGGCAAACGCAGAAGAGGAACGCACCGGCAGTTTCCCAGGGCAGATGcaaggggtgggggacccatgcgaagaccttcctctcccccctccagggACCACAAAGCCTCCTCAGTAGCCAGCGAGACACGCGCATGCCTCCAGCCTCCCCGCGTGGCCTGCCTCTCGCACGCTCTGGGGAGCAGACACCTTTCTGCCGTTACAGGTTGTGCCCTGAGTCCGGCACTCTTTCTGGTTTTGTCTATGATTTTGTCCATTCGGCTTTCGTAATCCACGGGCTGATTTGAAGCTGAATCCGTGAATGAAAGGTCAGGGCTGCCATTCTAGAGGctgaggaccccccccccccccgcagcctgTTACGCAGCCGGAGGTCCCCCTCACCTATCCTCTTGTTGACGTCGCTCTGGGTCCTCTGGGTGGTCTTCTCGATTTCGTCCACCAGCCGCTGGCTCTCGTCCACCAGGCGCTCGGAGCGGGACCGCTGGGCCTCGGCGCCGCTGTACTGGGCCTTGTTCGCGATGTGCCATTCGGGGGGCAGGAACTTGGGGGGCACCTGCAGCAGCTTGGCCATTGTAGTCGCTCTGGGGAGGCGAAGGGAGCCGGAGGGCATGAGGGGGCAGCCCCAGGCCGGGCAAGGATGAGGAGGCACCTGCACTCCACTCCTTCACTGGGGCTCTGCAGacctcctccttgctcccagtCTTCCTCCCACtgcctggggggtggggcaggccTTGCACAGGCCACGGCCTTTGTGGTCTTCCTGCCTAGACGGGACGGGGAGCTGGAAGTGGTGCCAAGGAGCACCCCCGCCCCCCACGCATTGGCACAAGGAATGGCAGGTctaggcaagccccccccccccccgcccgcccgccctgtATCCACCGGGGAGGCTGCCGCAGCCCTCAGGCCAGAAATCGAGCATCCCAGCTGGGCTCCAGGTGCACTTGGGATGCGCTCAGAGGCACCCTTTTCCTTTGCCCTCGCAGTGTCTACACCCCCCACCAGGGGAGGGATGGGAGCTGTTCTAAAGCCTGCCTGGAGGAAGGAGAAGTTgttgcaatattatttatttatttatttatttaattaattaattgccaaTGGCGCCCACCTCTTTGCAGCGGCTCCAGGTCCGGTGCGGGAAAGCAGCAGCTGACGAGCAACAAACCCGTCGCCATGGGGACGCAGTGTCGTGGCAacgggggggcgggggctgaGCTCTAGAATGCGGCCCTGATTGGCTGCCGCCCCGAACTCGAATTAGGAGGATGGAGGGATGAATGGGTGCGCGGGAGGGAAGGGACTttaatgcgccccccccccccccgcgcagcCCATTGGGGGCTTTGGACCACAATTCTCTCGCCTGGACGGGTGCGCTTGATGGGCGGAAGGCAATCTGCCCGCCCTGCGAGGTTGGCCAACTCCCACCCCTGGACCTCTTCCTGGGCCGGAGCCCCCAAACCCGCTCCCACAAACATTGAAAAGCCTGATCTATAGACGTGCAGCTTATGCCCCGAGGCCTCTGCCTTACCTGGGGAGGTCTCTGCCTTGCCTGGGCCCACCtctgcagccccccctccccacgcctTTGATGTAGCAGC
Above is a genomic segment from Elgaria multicarinata webbii isolate HBS135686 ecotype San Diego chromosome 22, rElgMul1.1.pri, whole genome shotgun sequence containing:
- the TEKT1 gene encoding tektin-1, encoding MAKLLQVPPKFLPPEWHIANKAQYSGAEAQRSRSERLVDESQRLVDEIEKTTQRTQSDVNKRIEQRLQEIKFWKEQLDEKLDQVAKETEVLLAFRTRLEKALEGCREPLFIAQQCLLNRERRVGIDLVHDEVDQELIKEVEVFQGVVALLERTLEQANEQIRLNRSAKYNLEKDLKDKFTALTIDDYCSSLTNNTPDIRYAQNVVKVEENSVSPEEWVDFSNVNVEKADKQRNNSLALRALIDRILSQTAGDMHKQNNTVNVAFRNRVKETKDAKSKLETHLAKVMEEISSQEKNMEALRKSILDKEGPAKVAQTRLETRTHRPNVELCREQVQCRLMREVREISHNIQRLQETLAQAQAELKGLLRRQLSLEEEIEVKSNSLYIDEVLCMQMRESIAICDF